Sequence from the Microbacterium faecale genome:
CCAGCTTCTCCTTCGTTTGTCGTATGTCTGTTCTATTCTGACAGCATGACGACGATCCTCGAGGCACCCGCGGAAGCGCCCGCGATACTGCCGCCGCGGCGGCACGTGGGAGCCGCCGTCGCGCTCGTAGCCGGGCTGATCGAGCGCGTCGAACAGCTGCCGGATGCTGCGCTGGCCGACGCATCGAGGACGGTCGAGGAGCTGGGACGCTTCGTCGACGCGTTACGCGTGCGGATCGCGGGCGAGGTCGACGAGCGGTCGAGCTCGTCGCTGCCTCCCGAGGAGCGCCTGTCTCAGAAGTATGCGTGCCCGAACGCGGCCGGGCTGCTGGCGCTGACCACGAAGGCGTCCCGGCGCGAGATCCAGGAACGGATCCGCCTCGACCGCCGCACTCGCGCGGGAACGACCCTGACGGGCGAGCCCCTGCCGGCGGCGTTCCCCTCGGTCGCGGCAGCCTTTCACGACGGAGCCCTCGGTGTCGACGCGGCTCTCACGATCACGGACGCGCTCGCGAAGGTGACCGATCGCGGGGTCGCCGATCCCGCCGATGTCGATGCGGCCGAGGCGAGTGTCGTCGCCCTCGCGACGGGCGACGTTTCGGCAGAGGAGACCCCCGCCGAGACCCACGACGATGTCCGCGCCGTCACGAGCCTGTGGGCGACGGCGCTCGACCAGGACGGCGTCGACCCCGACGCCGCCTACGCGGAACGCAGGCGCGGCGTCACACTCGGTCGCGAACGCGACGGACTCGTGCCGCTCAGCGGCCGGCTGATGCCGGAGACCGCCGGCCTGCTGCAGCGACTCTTCGACGCTCACCTGGCCTCCCCGACCCGATCGGTCTCGTTCGCGCCGTCTCCCGAAGATGCAGACCACGACGAACCGTGGTCCGACACCGAGCACGTCCTCGACCCGCGCACGGTCCCACAGCGTAAACACGATGCGCTCATGGGCATGCTCTCTGCCGAGGCCGCGTCACGCGTGGCCCCGACGATCGGCGGCGCCGCCCCCACGCTCGTCGTCACCGCGACCGTGAATGACCTCGACGGCGGCGTCTGCCGGGCCGACGGCGTCGACATTCCGATGCCCGCGCGCGTCGCGCACCGCATCGCCTGCACGGGCGCCGTGCAGAAGGTCGTCTTCGACCGGGGCGGCAAGATCCTTCAGCTCGGCGTGCCAGAGCGGCTGTTCTCTGCGCACCAGCGGCGGGCGATCGCCGCGCGCGACGGCGGCTGCATCATCCCCGGATGCCAGGTCCCCGCGTCGCAGTGCGAGATCCACCACGTCGAGGAGCATTCGCGGGGCGGAGCCACGCACACCTCGAACGGCGTGATGCTCTGCTGGTGGCACCACCACCGCCTCGACGACGGCGGGTGGCTCATCCAGATGCACGACGGCATCCCCTACGTCGCCGCCCCGCACTGGATCGACCGACATCGCCGATATCGACCGGTCCGCAATCACGCGGTAGCGAGGGTCCGCGTGCCAATTCACCCTTCGCCGTTGTAGTACGGCCAGGGCAGGAAACGACGCTCGCCCCGGCGATCTGGGCCGTTCAGCGACACCTCGCCGGTGGCCGCCCATTCGACGCCGCGCGGGAACATCCGGATGAACTCGATGCGACGGAACGTGTCGATGTCATGGCCGATGGTGATCGTGAACGAACGGCCCTCGCCGTACTCGTTGATCCAGGCGATCGGCTGATCGGTGTTCATACCGGGCAGCGCCGCCACGCCCTCCTCCGGGATCGCAACCGGATAGTGCGGCATGGGCCAGACGGGCGCATTCTCGTACGCCTCGAGATCGTCGAACGTCGTGAGCAGCACCTGAGCGCCGTCGAGGATCTCCACCCCGACGAGAATGTCGTCACCCGTCACGGTCCAGCGTGCGCTGATGCCGTCAGTAATCGGATGCCGCGGATCGACGGTGTCGAGTTGCGCCTCGCCCCACGGGCGAGGCCGCAGACCGCCGTCGACGGTCAGCCTCGAGCCGCGCATGACGTTGTACTCGTCGGGATAGCCCCAGTCGTCCTCCTGTGCAGCCGACCCGTGGAACCACACGATGCCCTTGCCGTCGTCGTGGACGAACTTCAGCAGCGCGGCGTCCGTCTCCGCGCCGAAGCCGACCGCCTTGTCGTGGTACCCGTCGCGGCCCTCGAACACGACGATCACGACGTCGTACTTGTCGATGATCTCAGGCCCGAGCCCGCGCGGGTCCTCGACGACTCGCACGCGGAAACGCCCGGTGTCCTCGAGGACCGTCGTCAGCCACTGATTGTGCTGACGAAAGCTGCGGAACTCGTTGTCGTGCTCCCTGGTCATGTGACCCGAGAGGATGAGCACGTTCAGCACGTCAGCCATCGGTCGATGTCCTCACGTCAGCACAAGTTCGCGCTCGACGGGAACGCGGTTCGTGACGTAACGACCAGGCCCTCCGTCGACGCCCGGTGCGATCTGCATGTAGAGCAGGCGCATCGTGAGCACGACCTCGACCGTGATGGTCTCACCCGCGGCTGGCACGTCGTCGAGGCGGATGAGCACGTCGGGTCGGTCGGCGACGAACCAGAGCGTGTCGAACTGCTCAGGCAGCTCCTCCACGCGGTACTCGCGACCACCGAGGGCGAAGCGCAGGTTCTCGGTCGGCACCTCGGTGCCGTTCACGGACGCCGCGACCCCGTCGACCGCCGACAGCCAGAGGCTGCGGTACCAGGGAATCTGCACCGACACCGCCAGCCCGTCGTCGGTGCGGCGCACGTCCTTGTCGGAGAAGAGGGAGTTGTGAGTGGCCATGATAGGTCTCCTAAGCGAAGGTGTCGGTGAAGTGGTCGTGCGCCACCGGCGGCACTGGCTCGAGCTTCTGCGCGGTTTCCGGGCTGTACGGATGGTTGGTCGTCGGCACCGGCTCATCGGCCGGCGGCATGAACACCGGCTTACCGTCGTCGCCGAAGTACATGAGGTCGAGATCGAAGGCGCCCTGGTTCTTCAGGCCGAAGCTCACCCAGTTCTCCTCGAACGGCGCGCGGGCGAGCTCATAGCAGCGGAACTTCCAGAACTTCCACTCGCCGTCCTGCTTGAGGAAGTCGATCGCGTACTTGCACCACACCCAGTGCGCCCAGACCTTCTGGCCGAGCACCTCGTCGGGCGAGTACATGTCCGGGAAGGTCTCGGCCACCTTCGGGTCAGTCAGACCCGACTCCGTACCGGCCATCAGCCAGACACCCTTGGCCGTCTGTCCGTCGCCAGCCACTTCGATCACGGGCGTCGTGGTGGCGTGCAGGATGAGCTTCCCCGGCGGCGTGGGACGGTCGCGGTGATAGCGCGTCACGCTCTCCCACGTCGTGTACTGTCCCGCGTTGGTGTATCGCGCGCGGATGCCCTCGGTGCCCTCCTTCACCCACAACGGGATGATCTGCTCGTCCTGAAAGGCGTTGTGCAGATACATGTAGCGGTTGAAGAGGTTCTCCACCTGCCCGCGGTCCTCGGCGCGCTGCGCGAGGCGCTGCGCGCCAGCGACCTGCTCACGCAGTCGCGTGATCTCGGCGGCCAGCTCGGTGATGCGTGCATCGACAACGGTGTCGGTCATGTCACTCCTTGAGATTGATTAACGCGCCGTTCGACTCACACCGTCTGGCGCTCGGCCACGGCCTCTTCGATGGCGCCGCGCATCAGCGCGTGCTGCTTCT
This genomic interval carries:
- a CDS encoding ThuA domain-containing protein, with amino-acid sequence MADVLNVLILSGHMTREHDNEFRSFRQHNQWLTTVLEDTGRFRVRVVEDPRGLGPEIIDKYDVVIVVFEGRDGYHDKAVGFGAETDAALLKFVHDDGKGIVWFHGSAAQEDDWGYPDEYNVMRGSRLTVDGGLRPRPWGEAQLDTVDPRHPITDGISARWTVTGDDILVGVEILDGAQVLLTTFDDLEAYENAPVWPMPHYPVAIPEEGVAALPGMNTDQPIAWINEYGEGRSFTITIGHDIDTFRRIEFIRMFPRGVEWAATGEVSLNGPDRRGERRFLPWPYYNGEG
- a CDS encoding C-glycoside deglycosidase beta subunit domain-containing protein, whose protein sequence is MATHNSLFSDKDVRRTDDGLAVSVQIPWYRSLWLSAVDGVAASVNGTEVPTENLRFALGGREYRVEELPEQFDTLWFVADRPDVLIRLDDVPAAGETITVEVVLTMRLLYMQIAPGVDGGPGRYVTNRVPVERELVLT
- a CDS encoding nuclear transport factor 2 family protein, yielding MTDTVVDARITELAAEITRLREQVAGAQRLAQRAEDRGQVENLFNRYMYLHNAFQDEQIIPLWVKEGTEGIRARYTNAGQYTTWESVTRYHRDRPTPPGKLILHATTTPVIEVAGDGQTAKGVWLMAGTESGLTDPKVAETFPDMYSPDEVLGQKVWAHWVWCKYAIDFLKQDGEWKFWKFRCYELARAPFEENWVSFGLKNQGAFDLDLMYFGDDGKPVFMPPADEPVPTTNHPYSPETAQKLEPVPPVAHDHFTDTFA
- a CDS encoding HNH endonuclease signature motif containing protein; this translates as MTTILEAPAEAPAILPPRRHVGAAVALVAGLIERVEQLPDAALADASRTVEELGRFVDALRVRIAGEVDERSSSSLPPEERLSQKYACPNAAGLLALTTKASRREIQERIRLDRRTRAGTTLTGEPLPAAFPSVAAAFHDGALGVDAALTITDALAKVTDRGVADPADVDAAEASVVALATGDVSAEETPAETHDDVRAVTSLWATALDQDGVDPDAAYAERRRGVTLGRERDGLVPLSGRLMPETAGLLQRLFDAHLASPTRSVSFAPSPEDADHDEPWSDTEHVLDPRTVPQRKHDALMGMLSAEAASRVAPTIGGAAPTLVVTATVNDLDGGVCRADGVDIPMPARVAHRIACTGAVQKVVFDRGGKILQLGVPERLFSAHQRRAIAARDGGCIIPGCQVPASQCEIHHVEEHSRGGATHTSNGVMLCWWHHHRLDDGGWLIQMHDGIPYVAAPHWIDRHRRYRPVRNHAVARVRVPIHPSPL